The following proteins come from a genomic window of Achromobacter sp. AONIH1:
- a CDS encoding gamma-glutamyl-gamma-aminobutyrate hydrolase family protein (Members of this family of hydrolases with an active site Cys residue belong to MEROPS family C26.) — MQNERRLGITMRIVHAENYREPRDALAQDWHRFMAVALPGLVWLPVPNLGPEDSRRFCERWRLDGLILSGGEDIGAAPLRDATELALLDWAESQGMPVLGICRGLQLMVYRAGVDNIPVPGHIATRHGIQGRYSGEVNSFHSKAPATCPAGYQVLATADDGTLEGLAHERLRWEGWMWHPERESTPDPRDLASIRRLFA; from the coding sequence ATGCAAAATGAACGCCGCCTCGGCATTACCATGCGCATCGTGCACGCCGAAAACTATCGTGAACCGCGCGACGCACTGGCCCAGGACTGGCACAGGTTCATGGCGGTGGCTCTGCCTGGCCTGGTCTGGCTGCCTGTACCCAATCTGGGACCGGAAGATTCCCGGCGCTTCTGCGAGCGTTGGCGGCTGGATGGCTTGATTCTGTCAGGAGGCGAAGACATCGGCGCCGCGCCCTTGCGCGATGCCACCGAACTGGCCCTCCTGGATTGGGCCGAGTCACAAGGCATGCCCGTGCTCGGCATTTGCCGCGGCCTGCAGTTGATGGTGTATCGCGCAGGCGTCGACAACATCCCCGTACCCGGACACATCGCAACGCGCCATGGTATCCAGGGTCGATATAGCGGCGAAGTGAACAGCTTTCACAGCAAGGCGCCGGCTACTTGCCCTGCCGGCTATCAGGTTCTTGCCACCGCCGATGACGGCACTCTGGAAGGACTCGCCCACGAGCGCCTGCGATGGGAGGGCTGGATGTGGCATCCAGAACGCGAATCTACGCCTGATCCAAGAGATCTTGCCAGTATCAGGAGGCTGTTTGCATGA
- a CDS encoding alpha/beta hydrolase — protein MSARTETLAYTGAAGRIDCAVDWPDGTPRGWALVLHPHPLQGGARENKVVTTIARACVQHGLVAVRPNFRGVGLSEGEFDKSVGETRDMLALVAQVREQHPELAQAPWVLAGFSFGTAVAAQTYAALAEQGDAPLPSALMLMGPAVNRFQSHEVQVPGDTLMVHGEQDEVVPLSEAMDWARPRSIPVVVIPGASHFFHGKLLVLRELVQARLTVALG, from the coding sequence ATGTCCGCACGCACCGAAACCCTGGCTTACACCGGCGCCGCTGGCCGCATCGATTGCGCCGTCGATTGGCCCGACGGCACGCCGCGGGGCTGGGCGCTGGTGCTGCACCCGCATCCGCTGCAAGGCGGCGCGCGCGAGAACAAGGTGGTCACCACCATCGCGCGGGCCTGCGTGCAGCATGGCCTGGTCGCGGTGCGCCCCAATTTCCGTGGCGTCGGCCTGTCGGAAGGCGAATTCGACAAGTCCGTGGGCGAGACCCGCGACATGCTGGCCCTGGTGGCGCAGGTGCGCGAGCAGCATCCCGAGCTGGCGCAGGCGCCCTGGGTGCTGGCCGGTTTTTCCTTCGGCACCGCCGTCGCCGCGCAGACCTATGCGGCGCTGGCCGAGCAGGGCGATGCGCCGCTGCCCTCGGCGCTGATGCTGATGGGTCCGGCGGTGAACCGGTTCCAGTCGCACGAGGTGCAGGTGCCGGGCGACACGCTGATGGTGCATGGCGAGCAGGACGAGGTCGTGCCCTTGTCCGAGGCCATGGACTGGGCGCGGCCGCGCTCGATTCCGGTGGTCGTGATCCCGGGCGCCTCGCATTTCTTCCATGGCAAGCTGCTGGTGCTGCGCGAACTGGTGCAGGCGCGCCTGACGGTCGCGCTGGGCTGA
- a CDS encoding NTP transferase domain-containing protein produces MKAIILAAGRGSRMGGLTDTQPKGLVSLRGKPLLEWQLASLRAAGIHEIALVTGYRHEALSPYGLPMFHNPDWRRTNMVTSLACAREWLQAEACIVSYSDIFYEANAVRKLMDSDAALALTYDPDWLRLWQARFDCPLSDAETFRVSDGGRLLEIGSKPSSVEEVQGQYMGLLRFTPAGWAMLERLRASLDDSERDSLHMTGAIQRALALDALPIAAIPYTGKWGEVDSASDLALYESLALP; encoded by the coding sequence ATGAAGGCTATCATTCTCGCGGCTGGCCGCGGCAGCCGCATGGGCGGCTTGACGGATACGCAACCCAAAGGGCTCGTGAGCTTGCGAGGCAAGCCGCTGCTTGAATGGCAGTTGGCGTCGCTGCGGGCGGCTGGCATCCATGAAATCGCGCTAGTCACCGGCTACCGACACGAAGCCTTGTCCCCTTACGGCCTGCCCATGTTTCACAATCCCGACTGGCGGCGAACCAATATGGTGACGTCGCTGGCATGCGCTCGCGAATGGCTGCAGGCAGAAGCCTGCATCGTGAGCTATTCCGATATTTTCTACGAAGCAAACGCTGTCCGTAAACTCATGGACAGCGACGCAGCCCTCGCACTGACATACGATCCGGACTGGCTGCGACTATGGCAGGCGCGCTTTGATTGCCCGCTGTCGGACGCTGAAACGTTCCGCGTGTCCGATGGCGGCAGGCTGCTGGAAATTGGCAGCAAGCCTTCAAGCGTGGAAGAAGTCCAAGGCCAATACATGGGATTATTACGATTCACGCCCGCCGGTTGGGCCATGCTTGAGCGCTTGCGGGCCAGCTTGGACGATTCTGAGCGCGATTCACTGCATATGACCGGCGCCATCCAAAGGGCGTTGGCGCTGGACGCGCTGCCCATTGCAGCGATCCCCTATACGGGGAAATGGGGCGAAGTCGATTCCGCAAGCGATCTCGCCCTGTACGAGTCCCTCGCACTTCCTTAG
- a CDS encoding D-amino acid aminotransferase — MIPGVQGDSQVYLNGDFLRIDEARISVLDRGFIFGDGIYEVVPVYRGKAFRMAEHLNRLDRSLAALRIAQPHDRDGWVQLINELLARNIQDTCIVYLQVTRGVAKRDHQFPAQPVPPTVFGMVSPWAPPSAAQRASGMTAISIPDERWLHCEIKSVSLLGNVLAKQQAVDAQVDEVVQFRDGFLTEGSSTNIWVVSGGKLLAPPKNNLILEGIRYGLMGELAAEAGIPFESRRIGREEVENADELLLSSATKEVLPIVALDGKPVGSGKPGPVYERLRAGYDARIAGL; from the coding sequence ATGATTCCGGGCGTGCAGGGCGACAGCCAGGTTTATCTCAATGGTGATTTCCTGCGTATCGACGAGGCCAGGATCTCCGTGCTGGACCGGGGCTTCATCTTCGGCGACGGCATCTATGAAGTCGTGCCGGTATACCGCGGCAAGGCCTTCCGCATGGCCGAGCACCTGAACCGTCTGGACCGCAGCCTGGCGGCGCTGCGCATCGCCCAGCCTCACGACCGGGACGGCTGGGTCCAGCTGATCAATGAGCTGCTGGCCCGCAATATCCAGGACACCTGCATCGTCTACCTGCAGGTGACGCGCGGCGTGGCCAAGCGCGATCACCAGTTCCCCGCCCAGCCCGTGCCGCCCACGGTGTTCGGCATGGTCTCGCCCTGGGCGCCGCCGTCGGCTGCGCAGCGCGCCAGCGGCATGACGGCCATCAGCATTCCCGACGAGCGCTGGCTGCACTGCGAGATCAAGTCCGTGTCGCTGCTGGGCAACGTGCTGGCTAAGCAGCAGGCCGTGGACGCTCAGGTCGATGAAGTGGTGCAGTTCCGCGACGGCTTCCTGACCGAGGGCTCGTCCACCAATATCTGGGTGGTATCCGGCGGCAAGCTGCTGGCTCCGCCCAAGAACAACCTGATCCTGGAAGGCATCCGCTACGGCTTGATGGGCGAGCTGGCCGCCGAGGCAGGCATTCCTTTCGAGTCGCGCCGCATCGGCCGCGAGGAAGTGGAAAACGCGGACGAGCTGCTGCTGTCCTCGGCCACCAAGGAAGTGCTGCCCATCGTCGCGCTGGACGGCAAGCCGGTGGGTTCGGGCAAGCCCGGCCCCGTTTATGAGCGCCTGCGCGCGGGTTATGATGCCCGCATCGCCGGCCTGTAA
- a CDS encoding LacI family DNA-binding transcriptional regulator: MPALPRPVALIAPRLDTGPTAQVVQACACVLAETGHYLAAGPWHEPAGLPRLHALAPAAVLCIGPADDPGLRAALASLEIPIVETWATPAGPLDSAVLYANIDTGRLAARHFADRNYARVACVSADTPWERERRQGFIETARSLGLELAADIIQPEACQPNDGRMAFLRLLATNTLFDAVFASSDLLAAGAVSEAHHRDLHVPQDVAVLGVSEDGSAAQWAPGLSTLTASAAELGRRAGLLLLERLAGDRGPGARVVLEAVLEARLST, from the coding sequence ATGCCCGCCTTGCCCCGCCCCGTCGCCCTGATCGCCCCCCGCCTGGATACGGGGCCGACGGCGCAAGTCGTGCAGGCCTGCGCCTGCGTACTGGCCGAGACCGGTCATTACCTGGCTGCCGGTCCCTGGCACGAGCCGGCTGGCCTGCCCCGGCTGCATGCGCTGGCGCCGGCGGCGGTCCTGTGCATCGGGCCGGCGGACGATCCGGGCCTGCGCGCCGCGCTGGCGTCGCTGGAAATCCCCATCGTGGAAACCTGGGCCACGCCCGCCGGGCCGCTGGACAGCGCCGTGCTGTACGCCAACATCGATACCGGCCGCCTGGCCGCCCGCCATTTCGCCGATAGAAACTATGCACGCGTAGCTTGCGTCAGCGCCGACACGCCCTGGGAACGCGAGCGCCGGCAGGGCTTCATCGAAACGGCTCGGTCGCTGGGCCTGGAACTGGCGGCCGATATCATCCAGCCCGAGGCCTGCCAGCCGAACGACGGCCGAATGGCCTTCCTGCGGCTCCTGGCCACCAACACCCTGTTCGACGCCGTGTTCGCCAGCTCGGATCTGCTCGCTGCCGGGGCCGTGTCCGAAGCCCACCACCGCGATCTGCATGTGCCGCAGGATGTCGCGGTGCTGGGCGTGTCGGAGGACGGCAGCGCGGCCCAATGGGCGCCGGGCCTGAGCACGCTCACGGCCAGCGCGGCGGAGCTGGGCCGGCGCGCCGGCCTGCTGCTGCTGGAACGGCTGGCGGGCGATCGCGGACCGGGCGCGCGCGTCGTGCTGGAAGCGGTCCTGGAAGCGCGGCTCAGCACCTGA
- the lipA gene encoding lipoyl synthase — translation MSTLVESPVPSDESAAASAAAYDPTQKQKSQAKTARIPIKIVPAERLKKPEWIRVKAAAPGSRFYDIKRILREHNLHTVCEEASCPNIGECFGKGTATFMIMGDKCTRRCPFCDVGHGRPDPLDPKEPENLARTIAAMKLSYVVITSVDRDDLRDGGAGHFVDCITHIRELSPTTRIEVLVPDFRGRLDRALTILNAGPPDVMNHNLETVPRLYKQARPGSDYLHSLKLLAEFKKLHPEVPTKSGLMLGLGETDEEILQVMRDMREHNVDMLTIGQYLQPSEHHLPVLRYVHPDTFAMFEREAYAMGFSHAAVGAMVRSSYHADEQAHAAGVN, via the coding sequence ATGTCCACGCTTGTCGAGTCCCCTGTCCCCTCGGACGAATCCGCCGCCGCTTCCGCCGCGGCCTACGATCCGACGCAAAAGCAGAAGTCGCAGGCCAAGACCGCGCGCATTCCGATCAAGATCGTTCCGGCCGAACGCCTGAAGAAGCCGGAATGGATCCGCGTCAAGGCCGCCGCGCCCGGCTCGCGCTTCTACGACATCAAGCGCATCCTGCGCGAGCACAACCTGCACACGGTCTGCGAGGAAGCGTCCTGCCCCAACATCGGCGAATGCTTCGGCAAGGGCACGGCCACGTTCATGATCATGGGCGACAAGTGCACGCGTCGCTGCCCCTTCTGTGACGTGGGCCACGGACGTCCCGATCCGCTGGACCCCAAGGAACCCGAGAACCTCGCGCGCACCATCGCCGCGATGAAGCTGTCCTACGTGGTCATCACCTCGGTCGACCGGGACGACCTGCGCGACGGCGGCGCCGGCCATTTCGTCGATTGCATCACGCATATCCGCGAACTGTCGCCGACCACCCGCATCGAGGTGCTGGTGCCCGACTTCCGCGGCCGCCTGGACCGCGCGCTGACCATCCTGAACGCCGGTCCTCCAGACGTCATGAACCACAACCTGGAAACCGTGCCGCGCCTGTACAAGCAGGCTCGTCCGGGTTCGGACTACCTGCACTCGCTGAAGCTGCTGGCCGAGTTCAAGAAGCTGCATCCCGAGGTGCCGACCAAGTCCGGCCTGATGCTGGGCCTGGGCGAGACCGACGAGGAAATCCTGCAGGTGATGCGCGACATGCGCGAGCACAACGTGGACATGCTGACCATCGGCCAGTACCTGCAGCCGTCGGAGCACCATCTGCCGGTGCTGCGCTACGTGCATCCGGACACCTTCGCGATGTTCGAGCGCGAGGCCTATGCGATGGGGTTCTCGCATGCGGCGGTGGGGGCGATGGTGCGGTCTTCGTACCATGCGGACGAGCAGGCGCACGCAGCTGGGGTGAATTGA
- the lipB gene encoding lipoyl(octanoyl) transferase LipB: MIKWLASPADYLSVWRDMQDYTNLRGADTPDEIWLCEHAPVYTLGQAGSPGHVLNPAGIPIVHCDRGGQVTYHGPGQVMAYALFDLRRVDMYVKEYVTLLEGAVIDTLAEAGVAGACRKPGAPGVYVPDPDGGGELAKIAALGIKIRNGRAYHGVSLNVDMDLAPFLGINPCGYAGLRTVDMAACGVRRELADVGEALARNLVAAWRRARPTAVGGEPACSPV; this comes from the coding sequence GTGATCAAGTGGCTCGCGAGTCCGGCCGACTACCTGTCGGTCTGGCGCGACATGCAGGATTACACCAACCTGCGCGGCGCCGACACGCCGGACGAGATCTGGCTTTGCGAGCACGCGCCGGTCTACACGCTGGGGCAGGCGGGCTCGCCCGGGCATGTGCTCAATCCCGCCGGCATCCCCATCGTGCATTGCGACCGGGGCGGGCAGGTCACGTATCACGGCCCGGGCCAGGTCATGGCCTATGCGCTGTTCGACCTGCGGCGCGTCGACATGTACGTCAAGGAATACGTCACGCTGCTCGAGGGCGCGGTCATCGACACGCTGGCCGAGGCCGGCGTGGCGGGCGCCTGCCGCAAGCCCGGCGCGCCGGGCGTGTATGTGCCGGATCCCGATGGCGGCGGCGAGCTGGCCAAGATCGCCGCGCTGGGCATCAAGATCCGCAACGGCCGCGCCTATCACGGGGTGTCGCTGAACGTGGACATGGACCTGGCGCCCTTCCTGGGCATCAATCCCTGCGGCTACGCCGGCCTGCGCACCGTCGACATGGCGGCCTGCGGCGTGCGCCGCGAGCTGGCGGACGTGGGCGAGGCGCTGGCGCGCAATCTGGTTGCCGCCTGGCGCCGCGCACGGCCCACGGCGGTCGGCGGCGAACCCGCCTGTAGTCCCGTCTGA
- a CDS encoding D-alanyl-D-alanine carboxypeptidase family protein yields MKNLPYSAQSPVVFARRALSGAVLAALLAAGAPVLAQQQAPAAATAPAAAVPATTGVVPVGDVSAVPAPTIAARAWIVIDVNSGQLLAASNPDQKVEPASLTKIMTAYVVFNALEEKRLTLEQTVPVSEHAWRTGGSRMFIEPRKPVTVDELNQGMIVQSGNDASVALAEAVGGSETAFAALMNQEAERLGMKSTHFMNATGLPDPQHTTSVRDLATLSSHLITDHPQFFHYYKQKSYTYNKITQPNRNRLLWADPSVDGMKTGHTDSAGYCLVSTAMRGDRRILVVVVGTDSEATRAEESLKLLNWSFQNFDTVKLFDKSQPGIDARVWEGTVETVKLGPPNPVSIAVPRGKAGELKPVAQRNDPLIAPLAKGQQVGTLQFTLDGKVLRTEPLVVQDAVERAGFFGRMVDTVKRWFN; encoded by the coding sequence ATGAAGAATTTGCCTTACTCCGCCCAATCCCCCGTTGTCTTTGCCCGCCGTGCCCTGTCGGGCGCCGTGTTGGCCGCGCTGCTCGCCGCCGGCGCGCCGGTCCTGGCGCAGCAACAGGCGCCCGCCGCCGCGACCGCGCCCGCGGCCGCCGTGCCGGCGACGACGGGAGTGGTGCCGGTGGGCGACGTGTCAGCCGTGCCCGCGCCCACCATCGCCGCCAGAGCCTGGATCGTCATCGACGTGAACAGCGGCCAGCTGCTGGCTGCGTCCAACCCGGACCAGAAAGTCGAGCCGGCCTCGCTGACCAAGATCATGACTGCCTACGTGGTCTTCAATGCGCTCGAGGAAAAGCGCCTGACGCTGGAGCAGACCGTGCCCGTGTCCGAGCACGCCTGGCGCACCGGCGGCTCGCGCATGTTCATCGAGCCGCGCAAGCCGGTCACGGTGGACGAGCTGAACCAGGGCATGATCGTGCAGTCGGGCAACGACGCCTCGGTCGCGCTGGCCGAGGCCGTGGGCGGCAGCGAGACCGCCTTCGCCGCGCTGATGAACCAGGAAGCCGAGCGCCTGGGCATGAAGAGCACGCACTTCATGAACGCCACCGGCCTGCCCGATCCGCAGCACACCACCAGCGTGCGCGACCTGGCCACGCTGTCCTCGCACCTGATCACCGACCATCCGCAGTTCTTCCACTACTACAAGCAGAAGAGCTACACCTACAACAAGATCACCCAGCCCAACCGCAACCGCCTGCTGTGGGCCGACCCCTCGGTCGACGGCATGAAGACCGGCCACACCGATTCGGCCGGCTACTGCCTGGTGTCGACCGCCATGCGCGGCGACCGCCGCATCCTGGTGGTGGTGGTGGGCACCGACAGCGAAGCCACGCGCGCCGAGGAAAGCCTGAAGCTGCTGAACTGGAGCTTCCAGAACTTCGACACGGTCAAGCTGTTCGACAAGAGCCAGCCGGGCATCGACGCCCGCGTCTGGGAAGGCACCGTCGAAACCGTCAAGCTCGGCCCGCCCAACCCGGTCTCGATCGCCGTGCCGCGCGGCAAGGCCGGCGAGCTCAAGCCGGTGGCGCAGCGCAACGATCCGCTGATCGCGCCGCTGGCCAAGGGCCAGCAGGTCGGCACCCTGCAATTCACGCTGGACGGCAAGGTGCTGCGCACCGAGCCGCTGGTGGTGCAGGACGCGGTCGAGCGCGCGGGCTTCTTCGGCCGCATGGTCGATACCGTCAAGCGCTGGTTCAATTAG
- a CDS encoding PEP-utilizing enzyme, with translation MPETRTSHDAAHARLFTFGSKAETLQTLKGRLTQATVPDSYFFSIQEWQASRPRILQRIRDQFQGAKLAVRSSALIEDGANESMAGAFLSLQHVNGASPGDVTDAITRVMQSMTGNPQDQVLVQPMIEDIAVNGVIMTYDMVHGTPYYCIDFDDESGRTDTITGGSVINKGLFVYRHAEPGLLRSPRILRFLQLAKELESLCACLALDIEFGLDRTGKLYLFQVRRMARARHWHPVTERRVARQLEFVERFVQECSLPREGVVGERTILAIMPDWNPAELIGTTPQPLSSSLYRTLITRSTWREARAEMGYQELGDGELMYLINSHPYIDVRMSFNSFLPEGLDRDTGGKLVSAWMNRLESCPELHDKIEFDIVPTCLDFCFEHDFSERYPNILSTAEREQYTQALRILTRNAIGPKQDSTLDRALELAAQLDALRLTDVNHAEPHAFLVRASHLLKACRRLGVKPFAVAARHAFIAEALLRSAVRRNGLRQERLDEFKRSIRTITGNIVNEYSQVCHGEISREDFLTRYGHLRPGTYEITSLRYDERDDLFHDQAPQLAHSTTPVFSMNEDECTAIDGLLRECGLDVLNSRQLLAYAARAIAAREQIKFIFSRTLSNALSDLVSWGEKIGLSREDLSFLDWASIESSLTVPPMDFLDRHYLAQVAASRIQMEAAHEFKLAHIIFSVRDIYVATLNRSIPNFVGTGAASGRIVKLTAEMSARVNIQGMIVCIENADPGFDWIFTQHPAALVTRFGGANSHMAIRCAEFGLPAAIGCGDSLYARLTQAGAAELNCAEKILRPLHAK, from the coding sequence ATGCCTGAAACCCGCACGTCTCATGATGCCGCGCACGCCCGGCTGTTCACATTCGGCAGCAAGGCGGAAACCCTGCAAACCCTCAAGGGCAGGCTCACGCAGGCCACCGTGCCCGACAGCTACTTTTTCTCGATCCAGGAGTGGCAAGCTTCCAGGCCGCGGATCCTGCAGCGTATCCGCGACCAATTCCAAGGCGCGAAGCTGGCCGTGCGTAGCAGCGCGTTGATCGAGGATGGCGCCAACGAATCGATGGCAGGCGCCTTCCTCAGCCTGCAACATGTCAATGGCGCGAGCCCCGGCGACGTGACCGACGCCATCACCCGCGTCATGCAATCCATGACCGGCAACCCCCAGGACCAAGTGCTCGTGCAGCCGATGATCGAGGACATCGCGGTCAACGGCGTCATCATGACGTATGACATGGTGCATGGCACGCCCTACTACTGCATCGATTTCGACGACGAGAGCGGCAGGACCGACACCATCACAGGCGGCAGCGTCATCAACAAGGGGCTTTTCGTCTACCGTCACGCCGAACCTGGCTTGCTGCGCTCTCCCCGCATTCTGCGCTTCCTGCAATTGGCGAAAGAACTGGAATCCCTGTGCGCATGCCTCGCACTGGACATCGAATTCGGCCTGGATCGCACGGGAAAACTCTATCTGTTCCAAGTCCGCCGGATGGCTAGGGCCCGACACTGGCATCCCGTTACCGAACGCCGCGTCGCCCGACAGCTGGAGTTCGTCGAGCGCTTTGTCCAGGAATGCTCCCTGCCTCGTGAAGGCGTGGTCGGCGAGCGGACGATTCTGGCCATCATGCCCGATTGGAATCCAGCGGAGCTGATCGGCACAACGCCGCAACCACTGTCATCTTCTCTCTATAGAACGCTCATTACCCGCAGCACCTGGCGCGAAGCGCGCGCCGAGATGGGCTACCAGGAGCTGGGTGATGGCGAACTCATGTATCTCATCAACAGCCATCCATATATTGACGTGCGGATGAGCTTCAACTCTTTCCTGCCTGAGGGCCTGGACCGCGACACGGGCGGCAAGCTCGTGAGCGCCTGGATGAACCGGCTGGAGTCTTGCCCGGAACTACACGACAAGATTGAATTTGACATCGTTCCGACATGCCTGGATTTCTGCTTCGAACATGATTTCTCGGAGCGCTATCCAAACATTCTCTCGACCGCAGAACGTGAACAGTACACGCAGGCGCTGCGCATCCTGACCAGAAACGCGATCGGGCCGAAGCAGGACTCCACACTGGACCGGGCCCTGGAACTCGCCGCACAACTGGACGCGCTACGGCTGACTGATGTGAATCACGCGGAACCGCATGCCTTCCTGGTCCGTGCCAGTCACTTGTTGAAGGCCTGCCGCCGTCTCGGCGTAAAACCATTCGCGGTTGCTGCCAGGCATGCGTTCATTGCCGAGGCGCTGTTGCGTTCTGCGGTGCGTCGCAATGGCTTGCGGCAGGAGCGCCTGGATGAGTTCAAGCGCAGCATACGCACCATCACTGGCAACATCGTCAACGAGTACTCACAGGTCTGTCATGGCGAGATCTCCCGGGAGGACTTCCTGACACGCTATGGACACCTGCGTCCCGGCACCTACGAGATCACTTCGCTGCGATATGACGAACGAGACGATCTGTTCCACGATCAGGCGCCACAACTTGCTCATTCAACGACGCCCGTTTTCTCCATGAACGAGGATGAATGCACTGCGATCGACGGATTGCTGCGCGAATGCGGGCTCGATGTTCTGAATTCACGACAGCTGCTGGCCTACGCCGCCCGCGCCATTGCGGCGCGGGAGCAGATCAAGTTCATCTTTTCCAGAACACTGTCCAATGCGCTCTCCGACCTGGTGTCCTGGGGTGAGAAAATCGGCTTGTCGCGTGAAGATCTCTCATTCCTGGACTGGGCTTCTATCGAGTCCAGTCTCACGGTACCGCCCATGGACTTTCTGGATCGCCACTATCTGGCGCAGGTCGCGGCCTCGCGCATCCAGATGGAAGCCGCACATGAGTTCAAGCTTGCTCATATCATTTTCAGCGTTCGGGATATCTATGTCGCAACACTGAATCGCAGCATCCCCAATTTCGTGGGCACAGGGGCGGCGTCCGGACGCATCGTGAAGCTGACTGCCGAGATGTCTGCGCGTGTGAACATCCAGGGCATGATCGTCTGTATCGAGAACGCAGACCCGGGATTCGACTGGATCTTTACCCAACACCCGGCAGCGCTGGTCACCCGTTTCGGCGGCGCCAACTCGCACATGGCGATACGCTGCGCGGAATTCGGCCTTCCCGCTGCCATAGGCTGCGGGGACAGTCTCTACGCGCGGCTGACGCAAGCTGGCGCAGCGGAACTGAACTGCGCAGAGAAGATTCTTAGGCCCTTGCATGCAAAATGA
- a CDS encoding YbeD family protein produces the protein MHIPPEESLIEYPSDFPIKVMGKQHPELAQTLTELVLQFDPGFDAATVEMRPSKGGNYMGLTFTVRATSREQLDALYRALHGHPMVSIVI, from the coding sequence ATGCACATCCCGCCCGAAGAATCCCTCATCGAGTACCCCAGCGACTTTCCCATCAAGGTCATGGGCAAGCAGCATCCCGAGCTGGCCCAGACGCTGACCGAGCTGGTGCTGCAGTTCGACCCGGGCTTTGACGCCGCCACCGTCGAGATGCGGCCCAGCAAGGGCGGCAACTACATGGGCCTGACCTTCACCGTGCGCGCCACCTCGCGCGAACAGCTCGACGCGCTGTACCGCGCGCTGCATGGCCACCCCATGGTGTCGATCGTCATCTAG
- a CDS encoding tetratricopeptide repeat protein, which translates to MKSITAADISATTPAQLAALRAGPSEAYAAWIQAAADLGLLEAQAILGQMLLDGHGMARDPEAALGWFKRAAQADHLMSINMVGRCYENGWGVARDETVAAYWFRLAADRGLDWGMYNYAHMLRDGRGGVAQDPAAALALYQRAAQSGHVKSIGVVGRFHEAGTVVPRDLEQAFDCYRRAAEGGDFRGMFHLGRLLLQRGQRDEAEAWLDRVPQTATAVFLREADAMLREMGVAARYGEPAVKGA; encoded by the coding sequence ATGAAATCCATCACCGCGGCGGACATCTCCGCCACCACTCCCGCGCAGCTGGCTGCGCTGCGCGCCGGTCCGTCAGAGGCCTACGCCGCCTGGATCCAGGCCGCCGCCGACCTGGGGCTGCTGGAGGCCCAAGCCATCCTGGGCCAGATGCTGCTCGACGGTCATGGCATGGCGCGCGATCCCGAGGCCGCGCTGGGCTGGTTCAAACGCGCCGCGCAGGCCGATCACCTCATGTCCATCAACATGGTGGGCCGCTGCTACGAGAATGGCTGGGGCGTGGCGCGCGACGAGACCGTGGCCGCCTACTGGTTCCGGCTGGCCGCTGATCGCGGCCTGGACTGGGGCATGTACAACTATGCCCACATGCTGCGCGATGGCCGCGGCGGCGTGGCGCAGGATCCGGCTGCCGCGTTGGCCCTGTACCAGCGCGCGGCGCAGTCCGGCCATGTGAAGTCCATCGGCGTGGTGGGGCGTTTCCACGAGGCCGGGACCGTCGTGCCGCGGGACCTGGAGCAGGCGTTCGATTGCTACCGGCGCGCTGCCGAGGGCGGGGATTTCCGGGGCATGTTCCATCTGGGTCGGCTGCTGCTGCAACGCGGCCAGCGCGACGAGGCCGAGGCTTGGCTGGACCGCGTGCCTCAGACCGCCACGGCGGTTTTCCTGCGCGAAGCGGACGCCATGTTGCGGGAAATGGGCGTTGCGGCGCGCTACGGCGAGCCCGCCGTCAAGGGCGCGTAG